A single Euwallacea similis isolate ESF13 chromosome 1, ESF131.1, whole genome shotgun sequence DNA region contains:
- the skd gene encoding mediator of RNA polymerase II transcription subunit 13 isoform X2 yields the protein MTHPNFQTNGASLEDCHTNFFALTELSGIKWRKLTWSEPGGGSHGPGHGAHHQVPGEPLDDPVLRSYARCLAADILCVWRRVSGGPSRPPPDAFEPPPPPAQPPPLSLASAKELWIFWYGEEPDLNELVAPELNMSDCEQGSWESGLSYECRSLLFKALHNLIERCLLSRDFIRLGKWFVHPYDYPAPRFDPSDAENVDKEPYTIPPPTASHLSFSFAFFVHGESSVCASVDVRQHPPVRRLTRWHMQEAQANTGGIKVILAPFGLAGTLTGQSSRSPESTAKFLDDWSHFYPLDKSSSLTDSSVVEVVVGGAKMRYPSCYVMVTDLDDNGNQILSGVSNGPSATTAADRPTKPSTEPCLRVPLPTPPASPNVQINSRVPQLGPHTVSVEHINSMSRDTTAAQILPERTWQQCLCYPAEKGNKEEGNWDFADPARKANCTCVKPRKYLSSSSATKWCHSMSLLGQNPLTSRPQKPSKNRVPFHRRSPTPKVDSGRPPTPQSRPPVLQAQNSESRSNLGGSYTPQGGPPSYPRTQESMIVNSVGSPASVAPSPLQGPHSQPASVPPADATMPTLSPNPPISDQSPSLGVDKSHTPPDSVRLPPKSVESPAMSPGGVKSEPEIKSGDRRTAEVSEKSNGGFVALKRPVLSSKVEYEVAMGEEEHTLDMLYDYSTQDAWFNHPVKRFKPDGKENKFNKKTDLYSMYQHNGISQSNDITSANTIKLDIKQEVVMTELESMRTNPQPHGVKRPGDPYEFEEDGNNPTNCKIDGFTRTPPIKEEPKDKKDNLLTIEGLQPSYDDLNQIFDNSDYTSSDEACFPQIQIQTPPSSAGAPTNLPHDDPMPAKRLSGHGQTNLGGCPNVGMPPELSKMFPTPPSLEHNPIASPCGPLDIGQQDYPDLSITRIKQDIYPMMGSPQEENIEDWSFVFKPPTICKMVGSSKYAPLTNLPSQAQPIPGNCVYKPSWVQHMENSKHHQQQNANSGSGSGNNNNNGSTSNLNVNRNRTPTPSIPNNVHQNAGIFPPSPLHPPGFRPPPPPYELPSPANSNASSYLNKNLNSVEPVPTPQPTLRTPEASSLVLNILLTDTVFNIFRDHNFDSCTLCVCNASPKVVGNIRGADAGIYLLNSHSDKLHACAQPTSPYPGMGQPPPYGSMMSPQHHSEEDPIRCSCGFSAVVNRRLAYGSGLFYEDEMEITGIAEDPGDRKKSSLLALLTSLSWIKADATVDRDQLDSISHNVLDLICNQLVFIPNTANALCRAARYVRQVKTGPHSNPVHVLEFSDSNEVTCIALEQSKNLLENLGMCKLEDRLSKLNNSIGVHRWPFLRAPGPQCNQDIVRVMKSLQPLLQDAIQKKCQTRLWEAPSAVKGPLTWRQFHRLAGRGTDDRCEPQPIPSVIVGHDKDWLCLSPYAIQHWESLMLEPYSYSRDVAYVVVAPDNDAILSRVKTFFKELSTAYEICKLGRHSPITKVLRDGILRVGKTAKNKIGNEPVEEWFSLLGEGEASDMLKLYAQVCKHHLAPHLQQVPMDKTLLDPPTDNSVERPAPSPMPPPSTPDPSNGSQPSSSTPDKAPSTPKSDQDGDGLKDNPNFSNSSIESSHDDDDREAPSVVVYLVEPFSLNSNEPDMQRLAVLALLKCFQSVLAAVPENIRSNISVQIISLESIVELNKARERMRHSDHMRALALNIFSQCRRQLIHSNNVKSLTGFGTAATADLFLKNKDEKNKAPYKLFTPPYVLAPMRERVEGAEAFGKGSQDQSSVLYISYCLSEDQSWLLAVGTDERGEIFETVTINIDIPNRSRRKRASARRIGLEKLMTFILGVMSQSVRPWRLVVGRLGRIGHGELKGWSWLLSKKNLLKASRHLKELCNQCSMLYPSAVPCILSACLVSLEPDSALRLMPDQFTPDERFSQASVNSQLSTPQDISCTHILVFPTSATTQSSQTTFHEQQISGDLADDEFFKGFADEDITEGMVDNDIEDILNWDQIGYQSPTREDAGASSPTTLPCGMDGNLGPPSSVPKNQEPSEEVGVVLQQPLALGYLVSTAPTGRMPRWFWTSCPHLEGVCPAFLKNALHLHSPNIQQSSDDLFQQSAQVSNHPLDSQFTTDVLRYVLEGYNALSWLALDSNTKDRLSCLPVHMQVLVQLYHTAAALL from the exons ACCGAACTCTCCGGAATAAAATGGCGTAAGCTTACGTGGTCGGAACCGGGCGGGGGTAGTCATGGTCCCGGTCATGGAGCCCACCACCAAGTTCCCGGCGAACCCCTGGACGACCCGGTGCTGCGCAGTTACGCGCGATGTCTGGCTGCGGATATCCTTTGCGTGTGGCGGCGCGTGTCCGGAGGTCCATCTCGGCCGCCCCCCGACGCCTTCGAACCACCGCCCCCGCCTGCTCAGCCGCCCCCCTTGAGCCTGGCCAGCGCCAAGGAGTTGTGGATCTTTTGGTACGGGGAGGAGCCGGACTTGAACGAGCTGGTGGCTCCGGAATTGAACATGAGCG ATTGTGAACAAGGCTCTTGGGAGAGTGGCCTGTCTTACGAGTGTAGATCCCTGTTATTCAAGGCTCTtcacaatttaattgaaaGATGTTTACTATCCAG GGATTTCATCCGACTGGGTAAATGGTTTGTCCACCCCTACGACTACCCCGCTCCTCGTTTCGATCCTTCAGACGCGGAAAACGTGGACAAAGAGCCCTATACTATACCTCCTCCTACGGCTAGCCACCTGTCGTTTTCCTTCGCCTTTTTCGTTCACGGCGAAAGTTCGGTGTGCGCAAGTGTGGATGTAAGACAGCACCCTCCTGTGCGCAGGCTTACCAGGTGGCATATGCAGGAGGCGCAAGCCAATACTGGAGGGATCAAAG TGATTTTGGCCCCCTTCGGACTGGCCGGTACGTTGACAGGCCAAAGCTCAAGGTCGCCAGAGTCCACTGCCAAATTTCTTGACGACTGGAGCCATTTTTATCCCTTGGACAAGAGTTCCTCTCTCACCGACAGCAGTGTGGTGGAGGTTGTGGTGGGTGGCGCCAAAATGAG atatccTTCATGTTACGTGATGGTGACCGACTTGGATGATAACGggaatcaaattttaagcGGCGTATCTAATGGACCTAGCGCCACTACTGCCGCTGATAGACCAACCAAACCCTCAACCGAACCTTGTTTGCGCGTACCACTCCCAACTCCCCCGGCGTCTCCCAATGTCCAAATTAACAGCCGAGTGCCCCAATTGGGCCCTCACACTGTCTCAGTCGAGCACATTAATAGCATGTCTCGAGACACCACAGCTGCCCAAATCCTGCCCGAGCGTACCTGGCAACAGTGTCTTTGTTACCCAGCCGAGAAAGGCAACAAGGAGGAGGGAAACTGGGACTTTGCGGACCCTGCTAGGAAAGCTAATTGTACCTGTGTGAA GCCTAGGAAATACCTCTCTTCATCCAGTGCCACGAAGTGGTGTCACTCGATGTCACTCTTGGGCCAGAATCCTCTGACGTCGAGGCCCCAAAAACCGTCCAAAAACCGCGTTCCTTTTCACAGGAGATCTCCCACGCCTAAAGTGGACTCTGGCCGACCTCCCACGCCTCAAAGCAGGCCTCCGGTTTTGCAGGCTCAAAATTCAGAGTCAAG ATCAAATTTGGGCGGGTCTTACACGCCTCAAGGCGGCCCACCTTCCTACCCTAGGACGCAGGAGAGCATGATCGTTAATTCGGTTGGCAGTCCTGCTTCAGTGGCTCCATCTCCTTTACAGGGACCGCATTCTCAACCTGCATCG gTGCCTCCTGCAGATGCAACGATGCCCACTCTCTCACCAAACCCTCCTATATCCGATCAGTCTCCATCCCTCGGTGTTGACAAATCGCACACTCCTCCTGACAGCGTGCGATTACCACCTAAAAGTGTGGAAAGTCCAGCAATGAGCCCTGGAGGCGTGAAAAGCGAGCCCGAAATTAAATCCGGTGACAGGCGGACAGCTGAGGTTTCCGAAAAGTCCAATGGAGGCTTCGTGGCACTAAAACGACCTGTGCTATCGAGTAAAG taGAATATGAAGTTGCCATGGGAGAAGAGGAACACACCTTGGACATGCTTTATGACTACTCGACTCAGGACGCGTGGTTCAACCATCCAGTGAAGAGGTTTAAGCCGGATGGTAAAGAAAACAAgtttaacaagaaaactgatCTCTATTCAATGTACCAACACAACGGTATCAGTCAGAGCAACGATATTACTAGTGCGAATACCATTAAGCTGGATATAAAACAGGAAGTAGTGATG ACTGAGTTGGAGTCGATGCGAACAAATCCGCAGCCTCACGGCGTAAAACGACCGGGCGATCCTTATGAATTCGAGGAGGATGGAAACAACCCCACTAACTGCAAAATTGACGGTTTTACGCGGACACCGCCTATTAAGGAGGAGCCCAAAGACAAGAAGGACAATTTGCTTACCATTGAGGGACTGCAGCCGTCTTACGACGATTTGAATCAGATTTTCGACAATTCTGATTATACGAGCAGTGACGAAGCG TGCTTTCCGCAGATCCAAATCCAAACACCACCAAGTTCAGCTGGAGCCCCCACTAATTTACCGCACGACGATCCAATGCCTGCTAAGCGGCTCTCTGGACACGGCCAAACCAACCTGGGTGGTTGTCCCAATGTAGGGATGCCTCCGGAACTAAGCAAAATGTTTCCCACGCCGCCTAGTCTGGAACATAATCCCATCGCATCTCCTTGCGGCCCTTTAGACATCGGCCAACAAGACTATCCGGATCTCTCTATAACCCGGATAAAGCAGGACATTTACCCTATGATGGGCAGTCCACAGGAGGAGAATATAG AAGATTGGAGCTTCGTGTTCAAACCTCCGACGATCTGCAAGATGGTGGGGAGCAGCAAGTATGCTCCGCTGACCAACTTACCCAGCCAGGCGCAGCCAATTCCTGGGAATTGCGTGTACAAACCATCGTGGGTGCAGCATATGGAGAACAGCAAGCACCATCAACAGCAGAATGCAAATAGTGGCAGTGGTAGCGggaataacaacaataatggCAGTACCAGCAACCTAAATGTTAATAGAAATCGGACACCCACGCCTTCTATACCGAATAACGTGCACCAAAACGCAGGCATTTTTCCTCCTAGTCCTCTACATCCTCCAG gTTTCCGACCACCTCCGCCTCCTTATGAGCTTCCTTCGCCCGCCAATTCTAACGCGTCTTCATATCTCAATAAAAACCTAAATTCAGTGGAACCTGTGCCGACTCCACAGCCAACTCTACGAACTCCCGAAGCCAGCTCATTGGTACTCAACATCCTGCTAACTGATACCGTTTTCAACATCTTTAGGGATCACAATTTCGATAGTTGTACACTGTGTGTTTGCAACGCTAGTCCAAAG GTTGTTGGTAACATCCGAGGTGCCGATGCCGGTATCTACTTGCTAAATTCGCACAGTGATAAGCTACATGCGTGCGCTCAACCTACTAGTCCCTATCCGGGCATGGGCCAACCTCCCCCCTACGGGAGCATGATGTCGCCCCAACATCACTCGGAAGAAGACCCTATCAGATGCAGTTGCGGATTTTCCGCAGTCGTCAACAGGCGGCTTGCCTATGGCAGTGGTCTGTTTTATGAGGACGAAATGGAGATTACTG GCATTGCAGAAGATCCAGGAGATCGCAAAAAATCCTCTCTACTCGCTCTGCTCACATCCCTGAGTTGGATCAAAGCGGATGCCACCGTGGATCGTGACCAACTTGATTCTATTTCCCATAATGTTCTGGATTTGATATGCAACCAGCTAGTTTTCATACCAAACACTGCCAACGCGCTGTGCAGAGCGGCGCGTTACGTCCGGCAAGTTAAGACGGGGCCGCATTCAAATCCGGTGCACGTTCTTGAATTTTCCGACAGTAACGAAGTGACCTGTATTGCGTTGGAGCAAAGCAAGAACCTTTTGGAAAACTTGGGGATGTGCAAG CTTGAAGACCGCTTATCGAAGTTAAATAACTCCATCGGAGTGCATCGATGGCCATTCTTGCGAGCTCCTGGGCCTCAGTGCAATCAAGACATAGTGAGAGTGATGAAGTCGTTACAACCGCTTTTGCAAGACGCGATccagaaaaaatgtcaaacgAGGCTGTGGGAGGCGCCGTCCGCCGTCAAAGGTCCATTGACGTGGCGGCAATTCCATCGATTGGCGGGCAGAG GTACTGATGACCGTTGCGAACCCCAACCGATCCCTTCGGTGATAGTGGGACATGACAAAGATTGGCTGTGTTTATCCCCCTATGCGATTCAGCATTGGGAAAGTTTAATGTTGGAGCCCTACTCCTATTCTCGAGATGTGGCTTACGTGGTTGTCGCCCCTGACAACGACGCCATTTTATCTCGGGTCAAGACCTTCtttaag GAATTATCAACTGCCtatgaaatttgcaaattggGCCGTCACAGTCCGATTACCAAAGTCTTGCGGGACGGCATTTTGAGGGTGGGCAAGACCGCAAAGAACAAAATTGGCAACGAACCGGTGGAAGAGTGGTTTAGCCTACTCGGTGAAGGCGAAGCGAGTGATATGCTGAAACTTTACGCGCAAGTATGCAAGCACCACTTGGCACCTCATCTTCAACAAGTTCCTATGGATAAAACACTACTCGATCCACCCACGGACAACTCGGTGGAAAGGCCGGCGCCCAGTCCCATGCCACCTCCGAGCACACCGGATCCTAGTAATGGGTCTCAACCGTCTAGTTCCACACCTGATAAAGCACCCTCGACACCTAAGAGCGATCAAG atgGCGACGGCCTGAAAGATAATCCTAACTTCTCAAACAGCAGCATCGAGTCATCTCATGACGATGATGACCGCGAAGCTCCCTCTGTCGTTGTTTATTTGGTGGAGCCATTCAGTTTGAACTCGAATGAGCCAGATATGCAACGTTTGGCCGTGCTCGCCTTGTTGAAGTGCTTCCAAAGCGTCCTGGCCGCCGTACCTGAAAACATTAGGAGTAATATTAGTGTACAG ATAATTTCATTAGAAAGCATAGTCGAATTGAACAAAGCCAGAGAAAGGATGAGACACAGTGACCACATGAGGGCACTGGCGCTTAACATCTTTTCGCAGTGCCGCAGACAGCTAATCCATTCGAATAACGTCAAATCGCTCACAGGATTCGGCACCGCAGCCACCGCCGACTTGTTTTTGAAGAACAAAGAC GAAAAGAACAAAGCTCCCTACAAACTTTTCACCCCTCCCTACGTGTTGGCTCCTATGCGTGAACGCGTGGAGGGTGCCGAGGCCTTCGGCAAAGGTTCCCAGGACCAATCTTCCGTATTGTATATCTCCTACTGCCTGTCCGAGGACCAAAGTTGGTTGCTGGCTGTGGGTACGGACGAAAGGGGCGAGATTTTCGAGACAGTCACCATCAACATAGATATACCGAACAGAAGCAGGCGAAAAAGGGCATCGGCGCGCAGGATCGGGCTAGAGAAGCTGATGACGTTCATTTTGGGCGTTATGTCGCAGAGTGTGAGGCCCTGGAGGTTGGTGGTCGGCAGACTCGGAAGGATCG GACACGGTGAATTGAAAGGTTGGAGTTGGTTACTGAGCAAAAAGAACCTTCTGAAAGCATCTCGGCACCTGAAAGAACTATGCAATCAGTGTTCCATGCTGTACCCCAGCGCTGTGCCCTGTATACTGTCTGCGTGCTTGGTCAGTCTCGAGCCCGATTCGGCATTGCGGTTGATGCCCGACCAATTCACCCCCGATGAACGATTTAGCCAAGCCAGCGTTAACTCTCAACTGTCCACACCGCAGGACATTTCGTGCACCCATATTCTAGTATTTCCTACCAGTGCTACCACTCAATCGTCACAAACGACTTTTCAC GAACAACAGATTTCTGGCGACTTAGCCGACGACGAGTTCTTCAAGGGCTTCGCCGATGAAGACATAACTGAAGGCATGGTCGATAATGATATCGAAGACATTTTGAACTGGGACCAGATTGGTTATCAGTCGCCGACGCGGGAAGATGCGGGCGCCAGCAGCCCGACGACGCTTCCTTGCGGAATGGATGGTAATCTGGGTCCGCCCAGTAGCGTACCGAAAAATCAAGAACCCAGCGAGGaa GTGGGAGTAGTGTTACAACAACCCTTAGCATTGGGGTACCTAGTATCGACAGCTCCTACTGGAAGAATGCCTCGGTGGTTCTGGACGTCCTGCCCTCACTTAGAGGGCGTTTGCCCCGCTTTCCTGAAAAACGCCCTTCATTTGCACAGCCCCAACATACAGCAGAGCAGCGACGATTTATTTCAGCAGTCGGCACAAGTCAGCAACCACCCGCTTGACTCTCAATTCACCACCGACGTGTTAAG ATACGTTCTGGAGGGTTACAACGCCCTTTCGTGGCTTGCTCTAGACTCCAACACGAAGGACCGTCTGTCCTGTCTACCCGTACACATGCAGGTTCTAGTTCAGCTTTACCATACCGCAGCGGCCCTCTTGTAA